The stretch of DNA attaaaagaaaaaataaccaaatacatttttaaatattttagaattaaaaaaaaaattgaccttaaaaccaaaaaaaaatatatatatatatatatatataaattatttcatcTAAAACATTTCACATAAATTGGCTTTAAAAtgacaaaataaaattctaaaaaaaaaaataaaataaaaataagttataTGCCAATATTCTATTTAGCTTTATTGAGGAATAATAggataattaaaaaaaaaaaagaaaatgaaatttttataaaaaggggaataataaaaattcttaaatattatgaaaatattaaaacagttgaaaaatagaaaaaaaaaaattaaaaaaataatgaaaataataaagctTAATTAGATAGATAAAtgtaaaaagtatatataatgaaaaaaaatagtatttccatattttaatttaatatagaaaaaaacaaataaaaaaccCTATAATGTAATATAATATGTGGTCTTTTATATAGTGATATGtctaaaaattaattttttactatatatatttaatataaaaatattaaagcttctttattttattttatttcttttatttttaagaaacTCTAATTTACATGAAGGGCATAGATATAGATATAtcttattattaaaaatattttttttttgaaatgcAAATATGTTTGTTatcatatatttcttttttattcttatatattatctaattcaataattataatattgaaaaggagcatatatatatatatatatactttttaatatttaaaattactaaaaagaattttttgaaaatttataataatttccTAATTtcatgaaaatataaaagaaaaaaataaaatatatagaatataataagaatttctttaataaaagaatataaattattgaaaaaaatattaaaagaaaaacgACAAAAATAAGAAGTATTAATAATTCTATAAAGAATACTAATATTTATTCTTCagttaaaatttatatagtttatagttattttcatatattttattaacctaaagttttataaaatgaaattgtAGAAGTTGATAGATTTACAATATAGTTTgatatatgtaattttatatttgtattcAAATGcatttaatagaaaaacaatcatcataaaaaaaagtcttttttattataaatatatatgtcttatttcttaaatttaaattttatttaaaattctaGCATTgcacatatttttaaaatcataGAATTCAGTTAGtgcaataaaatataaaatttcctCTTTATCATTTCATCTATATGTTTCTGAAattaatatagaaataaaatttagatagagaaatattttaatttttactctTATTAGTACTCACAATTGttcacttttattattattttgctTAAATGTTATTATTTCAAGTTTTTGATATCCTTATAATTTattctattattatatttataatattcacataattaaatttttatgtttttattattaatattaaattatatgcatatattatgaaatttattttttatttaaaaaaaaaaaaaaataaatggaataaatgtaaaataattatatttttttttattaaatttaaagaataaatatatttttaaaaaaaaagttgaaaaaaaaattaatttctgAAATAATAAACGAATTTAATAGGATTATTTCTGATTTAtgcataaattttaatataatatacatATCTATAAATCAtttcaaaattatatatttaattatttttacaagTGTGCtaacattttaaaattaataagataaaatagtatattaattaaaatgttttaattatatttgttgtctaaaattaatgaatatttattccattttttaatattttctttcttaACAAGAGTTgaagaaaatagaaaaaaatgtaatataaaaaacaaaaataagtgataaaatttataaaaatgatattataaaaatgaatgattgtatttaaattaataaacgAAATTTAagtgaaaatattaaaagaaaaaaaatgtgcacaaattttctatttgaaattgttattttattgaaaataaaatcattCTGCCTTGTTTCTttatagaaaattaaaaaatgaataaaaatataaaaaaaataaaatacataaaaacatatatattttaaatagtactatattttataattataaattataatatataaaaactgaattattttattaaaaccttataacttttatatattttgttttgatatattttttgtattttattttatttctatgttattttttttttatttttttttttttatttttctaaatatttttttaaattctgcATTGTTACACATATcaagtttattttatttttttaataaatgttaaatttttaatttttgtcgTAGATTATTAAGTGGTGAAAAACGCTGCACCTACCATaaaatacttattttttgtagtatattgataaaaaaaaaaaaatattaaaagtttAAAGTTATTAAATAGAAACTAAATAAACAATAAGtgatatttattctttttttttttttttctgaaaattttaaaagacttattttttgtaatttttacatttatttattttattttatttcattttttttttaatgtgattataaaaaatggaTATAAACAATTCAGATATTAATAAGGAAAATAACGAGGTATTATGGGAATCTCTGTATAAtgattttaatgaaataacaAGCACACATAAGAAGCATTTCaattatatagaaaatagTTTATATGAATTTTGCAAAGGAGTTAGTTCAAATGATAATTTAAGTTACgatttaaaaagtataaaaaataaatcatatttaaataatgatacaaattatgaagaaaaacaatttttaaatgaatttttaattaagaaAGAAATTAACAAAACagatattaataatgaattattaatagataaaaatttaaatgtagAAAATGACAAAGATTATAACATTATGATTAATAATGAAAcagattatttaaaaaaagagtatcttaaaaataattattggGAGAATGATTAccttaaaaataattactttGAAATTgactatttaaaaaatgataattgtAGAAACAAAAGTTTCAATGAAGTTATAAATAGTAATCAAATAGAAAATGCAGGTAATTTCAATCATTCctcttttcttttaaatagtATTTCCAAGAAACCTGAATCTAGCTTtgaatttaatgaaaaaaacaaatatagtGATATTAGAAATCCAAATATGTTTAAcatgaataaatataatagcacttattttaataatggatataaaaatagtataaataatttaaaagttcatgaagaatttttaaataaaaatgataataattttctgttaaataataataaaaactatgataatttaaaagaaaaagaaagtatTAGAAACCTTTTAGGAATTAACACTTTCGATAAGAATACACCTAACACTAAAAATTTAGATACagataaatacaaaaattttaaaataaaatcagAAGAAAATTTAAGCTTCAATAATTacaattatataaagaatattaaaaatttcaacTCTTTAGAAAAACTAGATACGTTGCTAAAAAACAaatgtaaatatatgaatGAAGATGAGATTGATTTAAGATTaccaaataaaataaatagtaataatacaaaacaacctatttttaattatgataGCTATAAAATAAACTCTGTTATATCTGAaaactttaataaaaataaacaaattgataaaaatgaCGTATCATCAGATAAAATAGAGGAGACTAATCATAACATACTAATAAATAGATCAAAGAGGTTAATAGAAATTagtaaaaaatgtttaagtGGGTATTCTGATTTAGATAATCTTAATATAATAGATTTATATAAGAAAGAAAATGATTATAGTAAAAATGGAAATTATAGGGATTACAAGAATGATTTAAAATATCATACCTATGTAGATAATCAAATATGTACATTAGAagtaaatgaatataataatgaaaatgaagacaATGACGAATATGAGTATActtatgaaaatgaagatgatgaaaatgaaaatgaatttaaagAATATGATGAAAGTAAAGATTATAATaagaatgaaaataatgattacAATAGAGAAAACAATGTTGgtaataagaaaaaaggctacatagaaaaagaaacaatgatatatatggataataataaaattgaatacaatgaagaaaatgaagaaagaaATATCAAGTTGTACGAAagatatgataaaaaaagtataattgaAGAAAATTCAATCAATAGTAATGTTTCTTTAAATTGTGTAGAAAAATGtgatactaaaaaaaaagaaaaaaatgaagacaGTGAAAATCAAACATATAATAACAGCAGTGATTAcgatttaaatatattatttgataattttgataatttaaaaaataggaatatcagtattaaaaaagatcAAAAACTAATGAATGATAATccagaagaaaaaaaaaaagtaaaagaaaagaatgaTGAaggaaataatataatacatAATGAGctggaaaaaaataaagaagaggtaaaaatagaaattaagAAATTAGTGAATCTAAAATCACAAGAAAAGGATTCAGAAAATGCATGTTTTAAAGATATATGTGAGagaaatgtaaaaaatttggattttaatagaaaaaatgatattttattAGATGGTAATTTTACTGATGTAGGcactaataatataaagagggaaaaaaataattttgaacTAGAAAACGAAAGAATTTATAatgattataatttaaaaaataaaaaaattgaaaaaacatgtgaaaaagaaaaaaaaaatggtaaTACCAAGTTacgtaaaataatttttccaGATGATGATAAGAACATTgacgaaaataaaaaaaaatgtattgatttagaagaaataaaaaaaattactgaTCATAATAAGATATTAGACCATGgtacaaaaaatattaagtattccaataatataaaaaggttatttaaagaaaagtATTTTTTGGAAGATTTAtgtgaaaaaagaaaatgtctattacaaaaaagtaaaatagaAAACACAAAATTAAGTGTAGAGATAAAATCAttattaagttttaataataatttaagttATGCActgaaagaaaaagaagcagaaataaaaattttaaaaaaacaaaaagaagAATTAGAAATGAAGTTGATGAAAAGAGCAGATAAtgattattcttttttagaTAATTCCTCTACATatgatatttataaaaatcaaaaaataaatagtaattataatatatgtaataaaaactcaaatagtttaaataatatgaataatagtaatgcttctattataaaaaattatgaaaaacaAATACAAGAATTATTAGTTAAAGTCAAAATGTATGaaactaaaaataatgatttacAAGAAcagttaaaaatttttatgaatgaataaaaaaaataaaatgataaatattttttttctcttaaatCTTCATGCATTTTGaaacatttataatttatttaaaaaaaacaaaaatgatattttggtatttttgatataaaaaatttttttatatgtattacAGTTTTccgttatttttttttagtgatTACAtgatatttatgaaaaaaaagaaaaaaaaaaatttgaattttttatatacataatctttttttttggtatttcttattttttttcattattgtaTTAGCtgcttttttatattttcttcttaatttataatttgtttttaattatacaaaattttcaattttttttttttatatgaaacaTTATTTAAGCAagctatttatatataaatattattattatatatatatatatatatggtaGCATTCATTAGTAAGAATATGttacataattattttagaaATGAATACATCTAATAATACTTATTAATGttagttatttttttcttatttttttgttttgtaataatatttttaaaaagtgaaaagttgaaattttaaattagaaTATGATACTTGTTTTATTCCatatagtaatttttttaagttttaataatcaataatagttttattaaaatatttgataagttttttttgttatatattataaacaaaaaagataaaaataaaaaaaaaattaaaattaatcaattttattttttggaaatatatatgtctgaatagaaaaattaataaataaaaccaATAGTGAaatacaataataaaaactgaGAGCTATTAGTCTTTTAGGGTATTcacaaataaaatttaaaaataaaataaaaaaacctGGGaatattatagaaaaaaactaaaaaaaaaagaaaaaagatataattaataatgtaaaatgaaatataataaaaaaaatattgaaataaaatttttttaattacttgTATCATTTGAACATAAGTAACAGATGCTTTAATAAATAAGGGTACTCTAATTTTCAAACTTGCaaggaaataataaaaatacataataaaatgaacAAAGGAactgtaaaataaaaaaaaaaaatttacatattttaattttaattaaaattatttaaaaaagaagaaataaagcAATTATAATTGTTCTTACTTAATAGTAATTACGTAATAAATATCTCCATCATATCCAACACTTGTATTAACCCAcatgataaaaaaaactgACAAATGATGATAAACATGTAAAAAGGTAAATTGATTCCATTTGTTCCTTAACACAATTAGTAATGTATCCATGAAATCacataatttatttcttcaaaaaaaaattataaaataatgaaatattaataataataataataataatgattaagttaaaaaaaaaaaaaaaatctactaattattattatttagaatgaatcatattttttctatgcgcttaatttttattttttataatttttattaattatatatatgatttacATATAAAAGAGCCAAGAACATATAGCAATATTATCCTTTGTGTAATCAAcagtattataaataattgaaAACTTTCTATTTTTTGCTTCATTAATAGTTAATAAAGTAATATATAAGCTACAAAATACCTAAaagaatatagaaaaaaatatttgtgcacatatatatatttaataaattttattctattttttttttttagattttaatatatatgtgtacCTGTATTAAGTTGTATATTggtattatctttattaaaaatttttgaaaattattatctttttgtgatgaaaaagaaacatttttatttttatttatttgctTGTCATATATTTGTTTACGTTTTGaagtataatttattttatacaaaTATGCTAATATAGTAAAAATCAAATAGGAAAATAAtgctataaaaaaatgagttGGATTCATCAAGAACCATTTTTTCGTTATTCTATTCTCATATTTTAATTGaggattaaaaaattttaaaattttttccccaatattgtttaaaaataagcaatttaataacattttattaatatatttataatctcaagaaaaataattaattttaatttcattaattaGTATAAACTAATTCATAagttaattaaataaataacagtacaaaaaaaaaaaaaaaaaaaatataaaaatgaaaaaaaaaaacataaaaacaaatgaaaaaaaaaaaaaaatatatacatataaaataagaataataataaaaaatataatttaaaaaaattgtataataataaaataaattcactattttttttgtataataaatatgtaaatatgcatacttaaatataatgaatatacattataaatcaataataatctataatttattaaattattatatttcattagTACATCATGGATTGAAacacatatttatattttttaacatactttataattgataaaataaaaagtttattcatacataaataaaattacctTAATTacctaaaaaaaatgtaatataaaataatacgtaaaatatataaaaatatatatatatatatatagattaGATAAATATAACACAACTTTTAGTactactttttaaaaaataaaataaaaaataacagcattaaaaataactttaataATAACTGATAATctacataaataaaatgaataaaaataaatagtttttaataaaagaaaaaaaacataaaacaAGACAAATATAGATTTAAATAACTCATAATGTTGttgattataattttttatggaatttttttttttttttttttaatatatcatcgctatattttattattttaaaaaaaaataaatctttgcaaaaaattaatttttattctcaAGAAAACTAagtatttagaaaaaaaagaaaaaggaattttttttaaccttaaaattaaaattaattaaaatagtgaaaatgtattaaattatatgaatttgttctttttagacatattattattatgctATTATTATGCACTAAGCATTAACTTTAACAAAAAtttgtatattatttttttttttattacagcAAATTTTtgaatagaaaaaaaattgataaacaATTTTaagtttataaaattatataaaaatataaacatatataaagaatatgtgcatatgcatatttttattcctattaaaaaaaaaaaaaaattataaaattattggcttgcatataaaatatataaaaaaaagttgtgCATTTTAATAATTGAAAATTTCTGAACGAACAAGGTAATTCTTAGATACCATTAAagatactttttattttttatcatactaagaattttttataaaaaaataagttttgCTATTAAAATGCTCTTTTTATCGCATGTATGCAAACAGTATGTGCAAtgtactaaaaaaaaaaaaagcaagaATTTCTTCAACTTTTAGAAAGCAATAATTTAAGTGCATATATgtttacttaaaaaaaaaaaaatagaaataaataatttaaaaaaaacacttaattttgaaaaagatCTAATGGTATTAAAATGCATGAATTCTATAGAAAATAACTATTTCTATaggatataataaaaaattattgcattttattttaaaaaatagaaaaaaaaattggtaacataaaaatattatagatttatatgtttttgtTAATTAAAGTTTCCTTATTctatattaattaattttatatatatatgactTAAATGTTAATTTAATTAgatttatgtattttaatCCTCTTAAGTTGTATCCATTGTTAATTTAAGTCTGCAATAAATTCATGTAGGTTGGCTACATTAAAACGAAAAAAGcacataataataaataaatatcttAGTATTCTGAAATAATATACAACTTAAATTAGCTCTATGAAACATGGAGTAATAGAAAATATcctaaaatttaataaagtgTAAATAAggttaaaaagaaaaaataatttaagcaATACAttgaaaatacaaaaaacaTATAGTTTttcgaaaaaaaaatagttatttttaaacaaattactaatttttttttttttttttttgttctttttatagtacttaaattatttttttattaatttataatgttaatgaaaaaaaactGTTGTTATTAACAAATTAGTTTTTGTCACATATAGAATAAGTActataaatgtaaaaatatatattaaaaaaaataattttaagtatatatttaaaaaaaaaaaatcttaatttaattatttaatatatgttATGATTCTGAAAAGGATACAGTGAAAAATATAGGAAatacaaattttaaaaaattatgatagttcatttttaatttcaataGCATATTTTTAGAAACTTTCGCTaaattcttaatttttaaatacaaaaagTGTAACTACTGTTTGTGatgaataaaatattaaattaaacttttttctcaataaatagaaaaattataaaggttatttttttaaataaaatatattaaaaattttattttcgaAGAATTTTAATACACAATGGAacttgaatattttttaattttttattttttttataaataataagatTCAGACTTCAgttaagaatattttttggagttttagttaaaatttaaataagttACTTTTATACatctttaaaattaaattcacATATATGTGtaattatattcatttttttttttttaaagtattattttatgtaaaatatccattaaatttttttggatcaataatatacttttgttttttcaaataagaagatatttaaaaattgaaaagaaaaattaatataaattttataaattatttttaatatatataagaacCATATACTTTAAAAATCTTTGATTcaaactaatttttttaatagtatcaatgtatattttttcaaattaattatttcttattttttgtgttattattttccctcttattattttatttcattttttaatgttgAATTATTCGTGATGACAACATTTGAAAAAATAGGTATACAAGGAATTAGAAGTTATTGTGATGATAatgtagaaaaaataaatttttcgtCTCCCATTACAATAATATACGGAAATAACGGGAGTGGTAAGTCAACCATTATTGAATGTTTGAAAGTAAGTTGTACTGGAGATTTTCCTCCGAATgcagaaaaaggaaaatcaTTTATTCATGATCCATTAATATccaataaaatgaatataaaaggTAAAATTGATTTAatgattaaaaattataataataaaaaaataggaaTATCAAGgtcatttaatttattttattccaaagataaaaataaaaaaataaaacacaCATTCAGAGCTTTAGATaattctattattattaagaaAGATAAAGGAGatgatattattattactaataaatgtattgatataaataatcacATACCTAAATTAATGGGAGTTTCAAAATCGCTTTTAGAAAATGTTATATTATGTCACCATGATGAAAGCTTATGGCCATTTAGTGAatcaacaaaaataaaaaagaaatttgaTGAATTATTTGGTGATGAtcatttttctaaaatattaGATGAACTAATAAAATGCAAAAAACATATTAACGAagtgttaaaaaaaaaggaatttgAGTTATTAGCGATTAAAGATTgttatgagaaaaaaaaaaatattaatttagaaattgaaaaaaatgaaaaagaaattgaaaataCTGAAATTTGTATACAATTAGAtcaagaagaaataaaagaaaattccaTAATATTAGATaatctaaataaaaaaagtagtattttttataaaataatttctaacataaatacatattttattttatacgataaatttaaattagatTTAGAACaatatcaaaatataaaagaaatatatgaagAAAGTTCAGAAgagttaaaaaattttcaacaactcattaaaaatgatttatttaattGCCAAAATTTGATTGAAAAAGCTAAAGACGAAATTACACATTTGGAAAATGAAACTGAAAAATGCTTAAAATCCTACGACGAATCAAATATAAAGGAAAAtgatgtaattaaaaaaaacattaatattttaaataaaaaggaaaaaaaattaatagataactttaaaaacttttttgATATGgagcatattttttttaatagcgTAAAGGAAAAGGATATAaagatatttcttttaaaagaatatttacaattaatacatataataGAAAGTAATGAagtattcataaaaaaatatttaaaatgggatgatattttatcaaaaaaaaattataattttaaattcagCATAAAAAACAATTCCATAGATATAGATAAATTCATAAGTCTTAATAATTCACtggataaaaatattttattagaaaTTAAGAATGCAGAAAAAAagcataaaagaaaaataaaagtaattagatattttttaaaacgcAATTTTATCTGTTACCACAagaatttacaaaaaaaaattagaattttaaaggaaaataaaatttataaaaagaaaattttaaaaatagacaaaaaattaaaaaagatagaaaaatataaagaaaaattgaaTAGTCTAAAAACAAAGGAAGAGATATATgaagataatataaaaaaattagaaaaactGAGCCAGTTGAAGTATTTTCATGATACTATTAACATAGAGGAAATTgacaattataatttaaaagaagaaaaaaattgctATGAGGATCAATTAATGAATTACAATAATCAATTGATTAATATttctaatataaaaaatacactaaataaaatttttcttattgtAACTAATTGCAACTTGTTTTATGAATCTTTTTTAAACATtcaaataattcaaaataaaatatttgattttatgaaagaaaaaactGCTTTTTTTTGCCAAATAACTAACaatcataaaatttataacttaataaaagaagagaagaatttatacttatatatagaaaaatttttactttataatGATTCAATATCTGCAGCATTTGAAAAGCAGGAGAAAACAAATTTAAGTATAATCAAAAAGGAAACACGACAAATTGATACAATATCAAATactaatgataataaaaaaagaaaaaatagctG from Plasmodium relictum strain SGS1 genome assembly, chromosome: 11 encodes:
- a CDS encoding long chain polyunsaturated fatty acid elongation enzyme, putative → MLLNCLFLNNIGEKILKFFNPQLKYENRITKKWFLMNPTHFFIALFSYLIFTILAYLYKINYTSKRKQIYDKQINKNKNVSFSSQKDNNFQKFLIKIIPIYNLIQVFCSLYITLLTINEAKNRKFSIIYNTVDYTKDNIAICSWLFYINKLCDFMDTLLIVLRNKWNQFTFLHVYHHLSVFFIMWVNTSVGYDGDIYYVITINSFVHFIMYFYYFLASLKIRVPLFIKASVTYVQMIQFFSIIFPGFFILFLNFICEYPKRLIALSFYYCISLLVLFINFSIQTYIFPKNKID